One window of the Bradyrhizobium sp. NP1 genome contains the following:
- a CDS encoding GGDEF domain-containing protein yields the protein MSLDSHTLYLIATMVAAMLGAMLLFFGGQENNPALKWWGTAYLLGAASVALWTLAGHLLNDMLSLAIGAVGFIACGMIWNAARVFHGRKPNLPGLVLGAIAWIGAATLLDPAAAALRVTIGAAIVALYAVLTAMELWSERRRTLKRRWPAIVVPVLHGFVLMLPILIGDFLLAPGEKFAGSLWATVFSIELVLYAIGTVFVIFMLVSERTVTAHKNAASMDPLTQMLNRRGFAEACGRVIEREATAGRPVTVMIFDIDHFKSINDRFGHPAGDEILKLFSAVIVNNLRISDLSGRIGGEEFAALLPCSLEEGVIVAERVREAFEASGIVCEDGAVDTTVSIGVAGGPAGTELEVLLAAADTALYQAKRGGRNRVEAAEELPLSLEKWRRTTAGLPAHARARPVVA from the coding sequence ATGTCGCTCGACAGTCACACGCTTTATCTGATCGCCACGATGGTCGCGGCCATGCTTGGCGCAATGCTGCTGTTTTTCGGCGGCCAGGAGAACAATCCGGCGTTGAAATGGTGGGGAACCGCCTATCTGCTCGGGGCTGCCTCGGTCGCGCTCTGGACGCTGGCGGGTCATCTCCTCAACGACATGCTTTCGCTCGCGATCGGCGCCGTCGGCTTCATCGCCTGCGGCATGATCTGGAACGCGGCGCGGGTGTTCCATGGCCGCAAGCCGAACCTGCCGGGACTGGTGCTCGGCGCCATCGCCTGGATCGGCGCCGCGACGCTGCTCGATCCGGCGGCCGCCGCGCTGCGCGTCACGATCGGTGCCGCCATCGTCGCCCTCTACGCGGTGCTGACCGCGATGGAATTGTGGTCGGAGCGGCGGCGGACGCTGAAGCGGCGCTGGCCCGCGATTGTCGTGCCGGTGCTGCATGGATTCGTGCTGATGCTGCCGATCCTGATCGGCGACTTCCTGCTTGCGCCGGGCGAGAAATTCGCCGGCAGCCTCTGGGCCACGGTGTTCTCGATCGAGCTCGTGCTCTACGCGATCGGCACGGTGTTCGTGATCTTCATGCTGGTCTCGGAACGCACGGTGACCGCGCACAAGAACGCGGCCTCGATGGACCCCCTGACCCAGATGCTCAACCGCCGTGGCTTTGCGGAAGCCTGCGGCCGCGTCATCGAACGCGAGGCCACCGCTGGTCGCCCGGTCACCGTCATGATCTTCGACATCGACCATTTCAAGTCGATCAACGACCGCTTCGGCCATCCCGCGGGCGATGAAATCCTGAAGCTGTTCTCCGCCGTCATCGTCAACAATTTGCGGATCAGCGATCTTTCGGGCCGCATCGGCGGCGAGGAGTTCGCGGCGCTGCTGCCCTGCTCGCTGGAAGAGGGCGTGATCGTGGCCGAGCGCGTGCGCGAGGCGTTCGAGGCCTCCGGCATCGTCTGCGAGGACGGTGCGGTCGACACCACGGTCTCGATCGGCGTGGCCGGCGGGCCCGCCGGCACCGAGCTCGAAGTGCTGCTCGCCGCCGCCGACACCGCGCTCTACCAGGCCAAGCGCGGCGGCCGCAACCGCGTCGAGGCCGCCGAGGAGCTGCCGTTGTCGCTGGAGAAATGGCGGCGCACGACGGCGGGGCTGCCGGCGCACGCGCGCGCCCGGCCGGTGGTGGCCTGA
- a CDS encoding GDCCVxC domain-containing (seleno)protein, which produces MQLQSTLTCPHCAHQATETMPVDACQFFYDCKGCGERLKPKPGDCCVFCSYGSVPCPPMQAGNCCS; this is translated from the coding sequence ATGCAGCTTCAGTCGACGCTTACCTGTCCGCATTGCGCCCACCAGGCCACCGAGACGATGCCTGTCGACGCCTGCCAGTTCTTCTACGACTGCAAGGGGTGCGGCGAACGGCTGAAGCCCAAGCCAGGCGATTGCTGCGTTTTCTGCTCCTATGGCTCGGTGCCATGCCCGCCGATGCAGGCGGGGAATTGCTGCTCATGA
- a CDS encoding antibiotic biosynthesis monooxygenase family protein, with the protein MITEIAQIDIKPGSEKDFEAAVAKARAAFGRSKGFHGFELHRSIEKPQRYRLMVKWQTLENHTVDFRGSENFAEWRGLVGQYFASPPEVEHTSTVLTSAV; encoded by the coding sequence ATGATCACCGAAATCGCCCAGATCGACATCAAGCCCGGCAGCGAGAAGGATTTTGAGGCGGCGGTGGCCAAGGCACGTGCCGCCTTCGGCCGCTCCAAGGGCTTTCACGGCTTCGAGCTGCATCGCTCGATCGAGAAGCCGCAGCGCTATCGCCTGATGGTCAAGTGGCAGACGCTGGAGAACCACACTGTCGACTTCCGCGGCTCGGAGAACTTTGCCGAATGGCGGGGCCTTGTCGGCCAGTATTTTGCCTCGCCGCCCGAGGTCGAGCACACCAGCACGGTGCTGACCTCGGCAGTCTGA
- a CDS encoding AI-2E family transporter encodes MTGLSEERLSARNDLAWAITVGGIGIVLFAGLLWFAWSFAATLFLIFAGMLLGVALTAMTHLLGRVVKLPHALRLTIVCLVLAGMLSGIVFLGGTTIAQQAAALSNTIKSQLVNVKAFLEKNGIDTSYFDLGNQGEAAAGSSPASATPATPSTHNFPGAGAIASSGGAIVSQTLKLLLGTVSAVGNFFIVLFLGLAFAAQPSVYRNGLLFMAPAKHRARATVIVDRIGETLERWLIAQILTMCAVFLVTWIGLAIIGIPGSFILGIQAGLLAFIPTVGAILAGLIVVLASLASGWIATLSAFVLFLGVHALESYVLTPIIQRQALDIPPATLFAFQILLGVVFGIWGLALALPLMAIAKVMIDYFKADAPPREAAVA; translated from the coding sequence GTGACCGGCCTGAGCGAAGAGCGCCTCTCCGCCCGCAATGACCTCGCCTGGGCGATCACGGTCGGCGGTATCGGCATCGTGCTGTTCGCAGGCCTGCTGTGGTTTGCCTGGTCGTTCGCGGCGACGCTGTTTCTGATCTTTGCCGGCATGCTGCTCGGCGTCGCCCTGACCGCGATGACCCACCTGCTCGGCCGCGTGGTCAAACTGCCGCATGCGCTGCGGCTGACCATCGTCTGCCTGGTGCTTGCCGGCATGCTGTCCGGCATCGTCTTTCTCGGCGGCACCACCATCGCACAGCAGGCGGCGGCGCTGAGCAACACGATCAAGTCGCAGCTCGTGAACGTGAAAGCCTTCCTGGAGAAGAACGGGATCGATACCAGTTACTTCGATCTCGGCAACCAGGGTGAGGCCGCTGCGGGCTCATCGCCCGCTTCCGCGACGCCGGCCACTCCGTCTACGCATAACTTTCCGGGCGCCGGCGCCATCGCGTCCAGCGGCGGCGCGATTGTCAGCCAGACCCTGAAACTGCTGCTGGGCACGGTCAGCGCGGTCGGCAACTTCTTCATCGTGCTGTTCCTGGGGCTTGCCTTCGCCGCCCAGCCGTCGGTCTACCGCAACGGGCTGTTGTTCATGGCGCCGGCCAAGCACCGCGCCCGCGCCACCGTCATCGTCGACCGCATCGGCGAGACACTGGAGCGCTGGCTGATCGCGCAGATCCTCACCATGTGCGCCGTGTTCCTGGTGACCTGGATTGGCCTCGCCATCATCGGCATTCCGGGCTCGTTCATCCTGGGAATCCAGGCCGGCCTGCTCGCCTTCATCCCGACGGTTGGCGCGATTCTGGCCGGGCTGATCGTGGTGCTGGCGAGCCTTGCATCGGGATGGATCGCCACGCTCAGCGCGTTCGTCCTGTTCCTCGGGGTGCATGCGCTGGAGAGCTACGTGCTGACCCCCATCATCCAGCGCCAGGCGCTCGACATCCCGCCGGCCACGCTGTTTGCGTTCCAGATCCTGCTCGGCGTGGTGTTCGGCATCTGGGGGCTCGCGCTCGCGCTGCCGCTGATGGCGATCGCCAAGGTGATGATCGACTATTTCAAGGCCGACGCCCCGCCGCGCGAGGCCGCGGTGGCCTGA
- a CDS encoding gamma-glutamyl-gamma-aminobutyrate hydrolase family protein, with product MRRPVVGVIGNTHRVENRFQVQMVGERNLRALADVAGALPLMFAGLPEITDVGALLDTVDGIVLTGARANVHPTRFNTEPDAKHEPYDIHRDEVALALSQACVARGVPLFGICRGLQEMNVAFGGSLHPEIRELPGRMNHRMPRLESGEIHPDPKVIFADRHEVTLTPGGAFATLLGCEIIRVNSLHGQGILEPGKRVVIEGVAEDGTIEAIRIAEAPGFALGVQWHAEYDPQKNPINRKLFEAFGEALAKHRRAA from the coding sequence ATGAGGAGGCCGGTGGTCGGCGTGATCGGAAACACCCATCGCGTCGAAAATCGATTTCAGGTGCAGATGGTCGGTGAGCGGAATCTCCGCGCGCTCGCCGACGTCGCCGGCGCCCTGCCGCTGATGTTTGCCGGCCTGCCCGAAATCACCGATGTCGGCGCGCTGCTGGACACGGTCGACGGCATCGTGCTGACCGGCGCGCGGGCCAACGTGCATCCGACGCGGTTCAACACCGAGCCCGACGCCAAGCACGAGCCTTACGACATCCACCGCGACGAGGTCGCGCTTGCGCTTTCCCAGGCCTGCGTCGCGCGCGGCGTGCCGCTGTTCGGCATCTGTCGCGGCCTGCAGGAGATGAACGTCGCCTTCGGCGGCTCGCTGCATCCGGAGATCCGCGAGCTGCCCGGCCGCATGAACCACCGCATGCCGCGGCTGGAGAGCGGCGAGATCCATCCCGATCCCAAGGTGATCTTTGCCGACCGGCACGAAGTGACGCTGACGCCGGGCGGCGCGTTCGCGACCCTCCTGGGTTGCGAGATCATCCGGGTGAATTCGCTGCACGGGCAGGGCATCCTCGAGCCCGGCAAGCGCGTCGTCATCGAAGGGGTGGCGGAAGACGGTACGATCGAGGCGATCCGGATTGCGGAGGCGCCCGGCTTTGCGCTCGGGGTGCAGTGGCACGCCGAGTACGACCCGCAGAAGAACCCGATCAACCGCAAGCTGTTCGAGGCTTTCGGCGAGGCGCTCGCGAAGCATCGGCGCGCGGCCTGA
- the glnA gene encoding type I glutamate--ammonia ligase: protein MKTAKDVLKAIKDNDVKYVDLRFTDPRGKWQHVTFDVSMIEEDTFAEGQMFDGSSIAGWKAINESDMCLMPDPVTATIDPFFAETTMVIICDVLEPTTGEPYNRDPRGMAKKAEAMVKSMGIGDTVFFGPEAEFFVFDDVRFSATPYNTGFRLDSSELPTNSDTEYEGGNLGHRIRTKGGYFPVPPQDSVQDMRSEMLGAMAKMGVKVEKHHHEVASAQHELGMKFDTMTLMADQMQIYKYCIHQVAHIYGKTATFMPKPVYGDNGSGMHCHQSIWKEGKPVFAGNKYSDLSEICLSYIAGIIKHAKAINAFTNPSTNSYKRLVPGYEAPVLLAYSARNRSASCRIPYTANPKAKRVEVRFPDPMANPYLGFAAMLMAGLDGVKNKLDPGPAMDKDLYDLPKEELKAIPTVCGSLREALESLDKDRAFLKAGGVFDDDFIDSYIELKLTEVERFEMTPHPVEFDMYYSL, encoded by the coding sequence ATGAAGACCGCCAAAGACGTCCTCAAAGCGATCAAGGACAACGACGTCAAATACGTCGACCTGCGTTTCACCGATCCGCGCGGCAAGTGGCAGCACGTGACCTTCGACGTCAGCATGATCGAAGAGGACACCTTTGCTGAAGGCCAGATGTTCGACGGCTCGTCGATCGCCGGCTGGAAGGCGATCAACGAATCCGACATGTGCCTGATGCCCGATCCGGTCACCGCGACGATCGATCCGTTCTTCGCCGAGACCACCATGGTCATCATCTGCGACGTGCTCGAGCCGACCACCGGCGAGCCCTATAACCGCGATCCGCGCGGCATGGCCAAGAAGGCCGAGGCGATGGTGAAGTCGATGGGCATCGGCGACACCGTGTTCTTCGGACCCGAGGCGGAATTCTTCGTGTTCGACGACGTGCGCTTTTCCGCGACCCCCTACAACACCGGCTTCCGGCTCGATTCCTCGGAGCTGCCGACCAATTCCGACACCGAATATGAGGGCGGCAACCTCGGCCACCGCATCCGCACCAAGGGCGGCTACTTCCCGGTGCCGCCGCAGGACTCCGTGCAGGACATGCGCTCGGAGATGCTCGGCGCCATGGCCAAGATGGGCGTCAAGGTCGAGAAGCACCACCACGAGGTGGCCTCGGCCCAGCACGAGCTCGGCATGAAGTTCGACACGATGACGCTGATGGCCGACCAGATGCAGATCTACAAATACTGCATCCACCAGGTCGCGCACATCTACGGCAAGACCGCCACCTTCATGCCGAAGCCGGTCTACGGCGACAACGGCTCGGGCATGCACTGCCACCAGTCGATCTGGAAGGAAGGCAAGCCGGTGTTCGCCGGCAACAAGTATTCCGACCTGTCGGAGATCTGCCTCTCCTATATCGCCGGCATCATCAAGCACGCCAAGGCGATCAACGCCTTCACCAATCCGTCGACCAACTCGTACAAGCGTCTGGTCCCGGGCTATGAGGCGCCGGTGCTGCTCGCCTACTCCGCGCGCAACCGCTCGGCCTCGTGCCGCATCCCGTACACGGCCAACCCGAAGGCCAAGCGCGTCGAGGTGCGTTTCCCCGACCCGATGGCCAATCCCTATCTCGGCTTCGCCGCGATGCTGATGGCGGGCCTCGACGGCGTGAAGAACAAGCTCGATCCGGGCCCGGCGATGGACAAGGACCTCTACGACCTGCCGAAGGAAGAGCTGAAGGCGATCCCCACCGTGTGCGGCAGCCTGCGCGAGGCGCTGGAAAGCCTCGACAAGGACCGCGCGTTCCTCAAGGCCGGCGGCGTGTTCGACGACGACTTCATCGACAGCTACATCGAGCTGAAGTTGACCGAGGTCGAGCGCTTCGAAATGACGCCGCATCCGGTCGAATTCGACATGTACTATTCGCTGTAA
- a CDS encoding P-II family nitrogen regulator, with product MKKIEAIIKPFKLDEVKEALQEVGLQGITVTEAKGFGRQKGHAELYRGAEYIVDFLPKVKIEIVIGDDLVERAIDAIRRAAQTGRIGDGKIFVSNIEEAIRIRTGESGLDAI from the coding sequence GTGAAGAAGATCGAAGCCATCATCAAGCCGTTCAAGCTCGACGAGGTGAAGGAAGCGCTCCAGGAAGTCGGACTGCAGGGCATCACGGTCACCGAGGCCAAGGGTTTCGGTCGCCAGAAGGGGCATGCCGAGCTCTATCGGGGCGCTGAATACATCGTCGACTTCCTGCCCAAGGTGAAGATCGAGATCGTGATCGGCGACGACCTCGTGGAGCGGGCAATCGATGCGATCCGCCGCGCGGCCCAAACGGGGCGGATCGGCGACGGCAAGATCTTCGTGTCCAACATCGAGGAAGCCATTCGCATCCGCACCGGCGAATCCGGGCTGGACGCTATTTGA